The following proteins are co-located in the Streptomyces sp. NBC_00435 genome:
- a CDS encoding MFS transporter has product MTSDVRKLPTGFGRLWTAQTVSSLGDGVTHAALPLLALALTRDPMALAVVTAAGTLPWLLFGVLGGALVDRWDRRRTMWVADAARAVLLAIPAGATVLDALSIPLLAAVAFLLGLGGLFFDTAATAYLPDLLGRDPALLERANSRLRGAQTAMSGFAGPPAGSALLALGRAVPLLADAVSFMLSALLVRSLPAMPRPVPEVRESLLRQARAGASYVFRDRVLLGLALRPAVGNVAFLAVETVLALFAHDRLGIDTYGFGLLLTAEATGGLLGAGIAAYLGRRLGTGTALTCTAAVEGLAILGLAAAPNPYVAGLALAVCGAGMGATMVLGPSLRQAIVPAHLMGRVASTSRMLAMCAAPTGAFLGGWLATTYDIRTPLYAAGGLLVAMTAVTASMTSNRRVEAALRAAAPASGPDHPASKDFAQEGAPGLL; this is encoded by the coding sequence GTGACCTCAGACGTCCGGAAGTTGCCGACCGGGTTCGGACGGCTGTGGACCGCGCAGACGGTGTCCTCGCTCGGTGACGGGGTGACGCATGCCGCGTTGCCGCTGCTCGCGTTGGCGTTGACTCGGGATCCGATGGCGCTCGCCGTCGTCACGGCCGCCGGGACGCTGCCGTGGCTGCTCTTCGGGGTGCTCGGCGGTGCTCTCGTGGACCGCTGGGACCGCCGGCGCACGATGTGGGTCGCGGACGCGGCACGTGCGGTGCTGCTCGCGATACCCGCCGGGGCGACCGTGCTCGACGCGCTGAGCATTCCGCTGCTCGCGGCCGTCGCCTTCCTGCTCGGCCTCGGCGGACTCTTCTTCGACACGGCCGCCACGGCCTATCTGCCGGATCTACTCGGCCGCGACCCCGCACTCTTGGAGCGGGCCAACTCTCGCTTGCGCGGAGCCCAGACCGCCATGTCCGGCTTCGCGGGGCCGCCCGCGGGCAGTGCGCTGCTCGCGCTCGGGCGGGCGGTTCCGCTGCTCGCCGACGCGGTGTCGTTCATGCTCTCCGCGCTGCTCGTACGGTCGCTTCCCGCCATGCCCCGGCCCGTGCCGGAGGTTCGCGAGTCGCTGCTCCGCCAAGCGCGGGCCGGGGCTTCGTACGTCTTCCGGGACCGGGTGCTGCTCGGGCTCGCGCTCCGCCCGGCGGTCGGCAACGTCGCCTTCCTCGCCGTGGAGACCGTCCTCGCCCTCTTCGCGCACGACCGCCTCGGCATCGACACCTACGGCTTCGGCCTGCTCCTCACTGCGGAGGCCACCGGCGGCTTGCTCGGTGCAGGCATCGCCGCCTACCTCGGCCGTCGACTCGGCACCGGCACCGCACTGACCTGCACAGCCGCCGTCGAAGGGCTCGCCATCCTGGGCCTGGCCGCCGCCCCGAACCCGTACGTGGCCGGGCTGGCGCTCGCCGTCTGCGGGGCCGGCATGGGCGCCACGATGGTGCTCGGGCCCTCCCTCCGGCAGGCGATCGTCCCGGCCCACCTCATGGGCCGGGTCGCCTCGACCTCCCGCATGCTGGCCATGTGCGCCGCCCCCACCGGGGCCTTCCTCGGCGGCTGGCTGGCCACGACCTACGACATCCGCACCCCGCTGTACGCCGCCGGCGGCCTCCTCGTGGCGATGACGGCGGTTACGGCATCCATGACCAGCAACCGCCGGGTCGAAGCGGCGCTGCGTGCCGCTGCCCCGGCCAGCGGTCCAGATCACCCGGCATCCAAGGATTTCGCCCAGGAGGGTGCCCCCGGCCTGTTGTGA
- a CDS encoding ArsR/SmtB family transcription factor, with protein MPTDGLPETFHVTTDEQLRAVSNLTRHRIMAVLRFEPATITQIAARVGLAKGSSSYHVRLLERAGLVKVVRTRKVRGVTERYYAMAARAIALPDPGEGGPDVLMRHAVADLEASPVGERQVRMAHLRLTEEQFAQLGARLQALADEYRELSDPSLPDASLVFALFHPAPRQQAEEGAK; from the coding sequence ATGCCTACCGATGGTCTCCCCGAGACGTTTCACGTCACCACGGACGAGCAACTGCGCGCCGTCTCCAATCTCACGCGCCACCGGATCATGGCCGTGCTCCGCTTCGAGCCGGCGACGATCACGCAGATCGCCGCGCGGGTGGGCCTCGCGAAGGGGAGTTCCAGCTATCACGTGCGGCTGCTGGAGCGGGCCGGCCTGGTGAAGGTGGTGCGGACGCGGAAGGTGCGGGGCGTCACCGAGCGGTACTACGCGATGGCCGCGCGGGCGATCGCGCTGCCAGATCCGGGCGAGGGAGGGCCGGATGTGCTGATGCGCCATGCGGTGGCGGACCTGGAGGCGTCGCCGGTGGGTGAGCGGCAGGTGCGGATGGCGCATCTGCGGCTCACCGAGGAGCAGTTCGCGCAGCTGGGCGCGCGGCTGCAGGCACTGGCGGACGAGTACCGGGAGCTGTCCGATCCGTCGCTGCCGGACGCGTCACTCGTCTTCGCGCTGTTCCACCCGGCCCCGCGCCAGCAGGCCGAGGAGGGCGCCAAGTGA
- a CDS encoding response regulator yields the protein MVVHAQPAWNGDDSRVLGAEPASVSCVTADRRCTMTTSTPNGSPGPRFSVILCDDNAMLLETLSEVVQAQPDLEVVGTACNGEQARQLAHLLQPDLVVLDVRFPGGGPSVARDIAWCSPASRVVAFSAYDDKGTVEQMMSAGVCEYVLKGASNRDLLAALRRAAVPR from the coding sequence ATGGTGGTCCATGCGCAGCCGGCCTGGAACGGGGACGACAGTCGAGTTCTGGGTGCCGAACCCGCTTCCGTTTCCTGCGTCACCGCCGACAGGCGATGCACCATGACTACGTCGACTCCGAATGGTTCCCCCGGCCCACGGTTCAGCGTGATCCTGTGTGATGACAACGCGATGCTCCTGGAAACCCTGAGCGAGGTCGTGCAGGCACAGCCAGATCTGGAAGTCGTCGGCACCGCGTGCAACGGTGAGCAAGCACGTCAGCTCGCACACCTCCTTCAACCGGACCTCGTAGTCCTGGACGTCCGCTTCCCCGGCGGCGGCCCCTCCGTTGCCAGGGACATCGCCTGGTGTTCCCCGGCCAGCCGGGTCGTGGCGTTCTCCGCTTACGACGACAAGGGCACCGTCGAGCAGATGATGAGCGCCGGCGTTTGCGAGTACGTACTCAAAGGCGCGAGCAACCGGGACCTCCTCGCGGCCCTGCGCCGGGCGGCCGTCCCGCGGTGA
- a CDS encoding PAS domain-containing sensor histidine kinase, protein MTGEPQEQPWARRRAAPLSEAAFTLLVQGVLDYGIFMLDPQGYIISWNAGAERIKGYKAEDILGQHFSVFYPPEDQSSGKPQWELETAVAEGRLEDEGWRVRQDGSRFWANVVITALRDEEGVLQGFGKVTRDMSERRAAQHALTERRRLFDHLVQAQETERRRIAWDVHDDSIQAMVAVGMRLELLAERVPESLSAELQRLDASVREAIGRLRSLTFRLHPPGIDRHGLAEGLSSHLDDVVGSWGMAYSLEHQLDREPTPETGITIFRIVQEALLNVHKHARADRVDVSVKSTDGGILTRVMDDGTGVPMSQDGARDHFGIIEMRERAETAGGWWSMRSRPGTGTTVEFWVPNPLPFPASPPTGDAP, encoded by the coding sequence GTGACGGGGGAGCCGCAAGAGCAGCCGTGGGCGCGGAGGCGGGCGGCTCCGCTGTCGGAGGCAGCCTTCACCCTGCTGGTCCAAGGGGTGCTGGACTACGGCATCTTCATGCTCGACCCGCAGGGTTACATCATCAGCTGGAACGCGGGAGCAGAGCGGATCAAGGGGTACAAGGCCGAGGACATCCTCGGACAGCACTTCTCGGTCTTCTACCCGCCCGAGGACCAGTCGTCGGGCAAACCGCAGTGGGAGCTGGAGACCGCCGTGGCCGAGGGGAGACTGGAGGACGAGGGCTGGCGCGTACGTCAGGACGGCTCCCGGTTCTGGGCGAACGTCGTCATTACAGCCCTACGGGATGAAGAGGGCGTACTGCAAGGGTTCGGCAAGGTCACCCGAGACATGTCCGAACGACGGGCAGCACAGCACGCCCTCACCGAACGACGGCGGTTGTTCGATCACCTGGTCCAAGCGCAGGAGACGGAACGACGACGCATCGCATGGGACGTCCACGACGACTCCATCCAGGCCATGGTCGCCGTCGGGATGCGGTTGGAGTTGCTGGCAGAGCGGGTGCCGGAGTCGCTTTCCGCGGAACTGCAGCGCCTCGACGCCTCAGTTCGCGAAGCGATCGGCCGCCTCCGCAGCCTGACTTTCCGGCTGCATCCACCGGGGATCGACAGACACGGTCTGGCCGAGGGGCTTTCCAGTCACTTGGACGATGTCGTGGGCTCCTGGGGAATGGCCTACTCCCTCGAACACCAGCTGGACCGCGAACCCACGCCCGAGACGGGCATCACGATTTTCCGCATCGTCCAGGAAGCATTGCTGAACGTACACAAGCACGCACGCGCTGACAGAGTCGATGTCAGTGTCAAGTCGACTGACGGGGGCATCCTGACGCGTGTCATGGACGACGGGACCGGCGTGCCGATGTCCCAGGACGGCGCCCGCGATCATTTCGGGATCATCGAGATGAGGGAGAGAGCCGAGACGGCAGGAGGATGGTGGTCCATGCGCAGCCGGCCTGGAACGGGGACGACAGTCGAGTTCTGGGTGCCGAACCCGCTTCCGTTTCCTGCGTCACCGCCGACAGGCGATGCACCATGA
- a CDS encoding response regulator transcription factor yields the protein MIVRSATCKDAPMSSPSPHSRPVRILLVEDHDMVAEAISLALERSPDLRIVGRAASVASALADARRCEPDVVLMDRRLPDGDGVTAIADLLTLAPDVRVLVLAGEASGSVAARVVEAGGAGLILKARGLSELEDAVRRVAAGEVVFSQDLLSDVLGRLTGREAALGANLTPREREVLDLLQEGRTTAAISEQLGVALNTGRNHVQRVLAKLGARSQLEAVAIARREGLLR from the coding sequence ATGATCGTGCGGTCCGCCACCTGCAAGGATGCACCGATGTCTTCGCCTTCCCCGCACAGTCGACCGGTCAGGATCCTGCTGGTCGAGGACCATGACATGGTCGCCGAGGCGATTTCCCTCGCTCTGGAGCGCTCACCCGATCTACGGATCGTCGGACGCGCGGCGTCGGTGGCGTCGGCACTGGCCGACGCCAGACGATGTGAGCCCGATGTCGTCCTGATGGACAGACGCCTGCCCGACGGTGACGGGGTCACCGCCATCGCCGACCTGCTGACACTCGCCCCGGACGTGCGCGTACTGGTCCTGGCGGGCGAGGCCAGTGGCTCGGTGGCAGCGCGCGTCGTGGAGGCGGGCGGAGCCGGCCTGATCTTGAAGGCCCGCGGTCTGAGCGAACTGGAGGACGCCGTACGCCGGGTGGCCGCGGGCGAGGTGGTCTTCAGTCAGGACCTGCTCAGCGACGTCCTGGGACGTCTGACCGGCAGGGAGGCGGCCCTCGGCGCGAACCTGACTCCGCGGGAACGGGAAGTCCTTGATCTGCTGCAGGAAGGGCGTACTACCGCGGCAATCAGCGAACAGCTGGGCGTCGCTCTCAACACGGGGCGCAACCACGTCCAGCGGGTGCTGGCAAAGCTGGGAGCGCGTTCCCAGCTGGAAGCCGTGGCGATCGCGCGGCGTGAAGGGCTCCTCAGGTGA
- a CDS encoding STAS domain-containing protein, whose protein sequence is MTVHPFTSHAVVDSGVARVTVAGELDWDTAPYVRDAIAACLAEQLTGLRLDLTDVPFCDCAGLGVLLWARASALRVGMDLVVEGMGTQLARLLDLTGMEGILTEWSTRSVTEGACCASGVVATRGAEATAMGESAVRDLLA, encoded by the coding sequence GTGACCGTCCACCCGTTCACGTCGCATGCCGTGGTTGATTCGGGTGTCGCGCGAGTGACTGTCGCAGGCGAACTCGACTGGGATACCGCGCCCTATGTCCGCGACGCGATTGCTGCTTGCCTGGCGGAGCAGCTGACTGGTCTCCGACTCGATCTGACCGATGTCCCCTTCTGTGACTGCGCAGGCCTGGGCGTCCTGCTCTGGGCGCGGGCGTCCGCCCTTCGGGTCGGCATGGATCTTGTCGTGGAAGGTATGGGGACGCAGTTGGCGCGGTTGCTCGACCTGACGGGGATGGAGGGCATCCTCACCGAGTGGAGCACCCGTAGCGTCACTGAGGGGGCTTGCTGTGCCTCGGGCGTAGTCGCAACGCGTGGTGCAGAAGCGACGGCCATGGGAGAGTCGGCAGTCCGAGACCTTCTGGCATGA
- a CDS encoding STAS domain-containing protein, with amino-acid sequence MEHHVEVRPDEDGVRVIVCVGEFDQDTLQPLRTSGARAAADPDVRRIVLDVSQVAFADSSMLNEMLLLLRTGRLVLAGPLPPQLGRLLDLTQARDLFPVADSVEAASSL; translated from the coding sequence GTGGAGCATCACGTAGAGGTCAGGCCGGACGAGGACGGGGTCCGAGTCATCGTGTGCGTGGGAGAGTTCGACCAGGACACCCTGCAGCCACTCAGGACCTCCGGCGCGCGGGCCGCCGCCGACCCCGACGTCCGCCGGATCGTCCTGGACGTCAGCCAGGTCGCCTTCGCCGATTCCTCCATGCTCAACGAAATGCTGCTCCTGCTGCGCACGGGCCGTTTGGTGCTGGCGGGCCCACTTCCCCCTCAGCTGGGCCGACTCCTGGACCTCACGCAGGCCCGGGACCTGTTCCCGGTCGCTGACAGCGTCGAGGCGGCGAGCAGCCTGTAG
- a CDS encoding SpoIIE family protein phosphatase, protein MTSATTEAGDVGRLAATVERLRQEALDAQWAADGRALIEMAKGIFVGRLGCGPAEASRQLTKLAEQSGVNVLALAVDVINQAARDRVSEIAEQFLALASGEPSDPDETAPAVRLRAAESRALAATDSQAVATALLENALAPLGACGVAIWLVGADSSLTLVGQAGFTEEEARRWRYVPPEVATCARLALHSRDLAVVEALSDAGIPTIGRRQYSDGGRITIPAGTGGRIHGVLEIGWPDRLPPLPPQVLRQLEAMAELCAHTLGDQSVDEAPRATPASNLAGVAELTDLADHLHDPVLILTPHLDPAGRLSDFRIHHTNSRFVDPAGRPRSLVTGVHFLEAYPAAAESSGLFSKLERVYATGEPCQAPRTTLTAYVDEVPLTSVADVRISRHGAALLLIWKVEDETARLASLLQHAQRLGRVGGFEENVRTGHITWNSQLFSLFGLPTTADPVPLDELTGHAHPHDVNSIGRFLRTLLHRLHESSVDFRLRRPDGITRHIRIVAEPVLDDQGRLYSVRGACQDVSAQHWTEVALAATRDQLASTEAESADRTRLALQLQQAIMPPAPAALEVPGMRIAVRYRPAESQSLVGGDWYDAFVLPDKKILISVGDVAGHGIQAATGMVVLRNALRGLAVTGAGPAQLLSWLNTVTYHLTSHLTATAVCGIYDPDTRSLRWARAGHLPPVLVRGQVARAFPLASGTLLGALPDVQYGEEEVQLEREDILLMYTDGLVERRDASVTESLAQLLTVASRPAGTLEKRLDNLLTYSNSDTDDDTCLIGVRVH, encoded by the coding sequence GTGACGTCCGCGACCACGGAGGCGGGTGACGTGGGACGGCTCGCCGCCACCGTCGAGCGGCTGCGTCAGGAGGCGCTGGACGCCCAGTGGGCGGCCGACGGGCGTGCGCTGATCGAGATGGCCAAGGGCATCTTCGTGGGGCGACTGGGATGCGGGCCTGCCGAAGCCTCCCGGCAACTGACCAAGCTGGCCGAGCAGTCCGGCGTCAACGTCCTGGCCCTGGCGGTCGACGTCATCAACCAGGCCGCGCGCGACCGCGTCAGCGAGATCGCGGAGCAGTTCCTTGCGCTCGCCAGCGGCGAACCCAGCGACCCGGACGAAACCGCTCCCGCCGTCCGGCTGCGAGCGGCCGAGAGCCGTGCGCTGGCCGCGACCGACTCCCAGGCCGTCGCCACCGCCCTGCTGGAGAACGCGCTCGCACCGCTGGGCGCCTGCGGGGTCGCGATCTGGCTGGTGGGCGCCGACTCCTCACTCACCCTGGTCGGCCAGGCCGGCTTCACGGAGGAGGAGGCCCGGCGCTGGCGCTACGTCCCGCCCGAGGTGGCCACCTGCGCCCGACTGGCCCTGCACAGCCGCGACCTCGCGGTCGTGGAGGCGCTCTCCGACGCGGGTATCCCCACCATCGGCCGGCGCCAGTACTCCGACGGCGGGCGGATCACCATCCCGGCAGGGACGGGAGGCCGTATCCACGGGGTGCTCGAGATCGGCTGGCCGGACCGGCTGCCCCCGCTGCCCCCGCAGGTCTTGCGCCAACTGGAAGCCATGGCCGAACTGTGCGCCCACACCCTCGGGGACCAGTCCGTGGACGAGGCACCCCGCGCCACCCCGGCCTCGAACCTGGCGGGTGTCGCGGAACTGACCGACCTCGCCGACCACCTCCACGACCCCGTCCTCATCCTCACACCCCACCTCGACCCGGCAGGCCGGCTCTCCGACTTCCGCATTCACCACACCAACAGCCGCTTCGTCGACCCGGCGGGCCGGCCCCGCTCACTCGTCACCGGCGTGCACTTCCTGGAGGCCTACCCGGCGGCCGCGGAGTCCAGCGGCCTCTTCTCCAAGCTGGAGCGGGTCTACGCGACCGGTGAACCCTGCCAGGCGCCGCGTACGACGCTCACGGCATACGTCGACGAGGTACCCCTCACCTCGGTCGCCGACGTCAGGATCAGCCGGCACGGCGCCGCCCTCCTCCTCATCTGGAAGGTCGAGGACGAGACCGCCCGGTTGGCCAGCCTCCTGCAGCACGCACAACGCCTGGGCAGGGTCGGTGGCTTCGAGGAGAACGTCCGCACGGGGCACATCACTTGGAACAGCCAGCTGTTCAGCCTGTTCGGACTGCCCACGACGGCCGACCCCGTACCCCTGGACGAGCTGACCGGCCACGCCCACCCACACGACGTCAACTCGATCGGCCGGTTCCTGCGCACGCTCCTGCACCGGCTGCACGAGTCGTCGGTGGACTTCCGACTGCGGCGCCCCGACGGCATCACCCGGCACATCCGGATAGTGGCCGAACCCGTACTGGACGACCAGGGACGCCTGTATTCCGTCCGGGGCGCCTGCCAGGACGTCTCGGCGCAGCACTGGACGGAGGTTGCCCTCGCGGCCACCCGGGACCAGCTCGCCAGCACCGAGGCGGAATCCGCGGACCGGACCCGGCTCGCACTACAGCTCCAGCAGGCCATCATGCCCCCCGCCCCGGCCGCCCTGGAGGTTCCCGGCATGCGCATCGCCGTCCGCTACCGGCCGGCGGAGTCGCAATCGCTCGTGGGCGGCGACTGGTACGACGCGTTCGTACTGCCCGACAAGAAGATCCTCATCAGCGTCGGGGACGTGGCCGGCCACGGCATTCAGGCGGCCACCGGCATGGTCGTCCTGCGCAACGCCCTGCGCGGCCTCGCCGTCACGGGTGCCGGCCCGGCCCAGCTGCTCTCCTGGCTGAACACCGTCACCTACCACCTCACCAGCCATCTGACCGCCACCGCGGTCTGCGGGATCTACGACCCGGACACGCGGTCCCTGCGCTGGGCCCGCGCGGGCCACCTGCCCCCGGTCCTGGTCCGGGGGCAGGTGGCCCGGGCCTTCCCCCTCGCCTCGGGCACGCTCCTGGGAGCCCTGCCCGACGTCCAGTACGGCGAGGAAGAAGTGCAACTGGAGCGCGAGGACATCCTGCTCATGTACACAGACGGTCTTGTCGAACGCCGGGACGCCTCCGTCACGGAATCCCTGGCACAACTGCTCACCGTGGCTTCACGCCCCGCGGGCACTCTGGAAAAGCGCCTCGACAACCTGCTGACCTACAGCAACTCGGACACCGACGACGACACCTGCCTCATCGGTGTCCGGGTCCACTGA